In Nitrospirota bacterium, one DNA window encodes the following:
- a CDS encoding NADH-quinone oxidoreductase subunit H, producing the protein MKSLHLIFIEALQVMIVLALAPVFAGWVDMLKCWSQGRSSAGVFQPYRNITKLFIKDVVLADNASWIFRFTPYLVFGTAVVVGSVIPIISMNLFLAPSADIIVIAAIFATARFFMALAGMDIGTAFGGMGSSREMMIASLTEPAFLMAIFTVSLASKSTSLFHIVHSFQSGILVLRPSIVFASIAFFLVVIAEAGRVPVDNPATHLELTMVHEAMILEYSGRHLALIEWGSMIRFLLFSCLLIACFLPWGIAATDSAQEIAVAVFLMVIKLAVIGAVVVLIETGLAKMRLFRLTEFLGAAFLMAALGMICFFILE; encoded by the coding sequence ATGAAATCCTTACATTTAATTTTTATAGAAGCACTGCAGGTAATGATAGTGCTGGCATTAGCCCCTGTATTTGCAGGATGGGTGGATATGCTAAAGTGTTGGTCTCAAGGGAGATCATCAGCCGGAGTGTTTCAGCCATACCGAAACATTACTAAGTTATTCATCAAAGATGTGGTGTTAGCCGATAACGCCTCATGGATATTCCGCTTTACGCCGTATTTGGTGTTTGGCACTGCGGTTGTTGTTGGAAGCGTGATTCCTATAATTTCCATGAACCTGTTTTTAGCGCCCAGCGCCGATATTATTGTGATAGCAGCAATTTTTGCAACCGCACGCTTTTTCATGGCACTGGCAGGAATGGACATAGGCACGGCTTTTGGAGGGATGGGCTCAAGCAGAGAGATGATGATAGCTTCTCTGACAGAGCCGGCATTTCTTATGGCTATTTTTACCGTGTCGTTGGCCAGTAAGTCAACATCACTGTTTCACATAGTACACTCGTTTCAGAGCGGCATTCTGGTTTTGAGGCCATCAATAGTGTTTGCTTCAATTGCGTTTTTTCTTGTTGTCATAGCAGAGGCAGGCAGAGTGCCGGTTGATAACCCTGCCACTCATCTGGAGCTTACTATGGTTCATGAGGCAATGATTCTTGAGTATTCTGGCCGGCACCTTGCACTTATTGAGTGGGGATCAATGATCAGGTTTTTGCTCTTTTCCTGTCTTTTGATTGCGTGTTTTCTGCCATGGGGGATAGCTGCCACAGACAGTGCACAGGAGATTGCCGTAGCAGTTTTTTTAATGGTAATCAAGCTAGCCGTAATCGGGGCCGTGGTTGTATTGATAGAGACGGGGCTGGCTAAGATGAGATTATTTCGGTTAACTGAATTTCTGGGAGCGGCGTTTTTAATGGCTGCTCTTGGTATGATATGTTTTTTCATTCTGGAGTGA